In a single window of the Leisingera daeponensis DSM 23529 genome:
- a CDS encoding patatin-like phospholipase family protein, translating into MAAFEQLVLSGGGCRCFWQGGFLHVVQDALPLRPVRVTGVSGGALTLAGFLAGRGERVLAEMKDAFRKTSSNISWHQPGEGGLTPHQRVYGEVVTRALDGDAMARVAAGPQAQILLGHPPSHRWARLTGSLATLAYEAELHLVGSPHFNWAERIGVTSSLVDANAAARDGRLADLVRFAATIPPVFAPPRWNGRAVIDGGMADQAPMPEPDEGRTLVLLTRKYKRLPEVAGRLYVAPEEEVPADKIDFTDPAKIQATWDAGLAAGEAFLRELSKT; encoded by the coding sequence ATGGCAGCATTTGAACAACTGGTCCTGTCCGGCGGCGGATGCCGCTGTTTCTGGCAGGGCGGCTTCCTGCACGTGGTGCAGGATGCGCTGCCGCTGAGACCTGTCCGGGTGACCGGAGTGTCCGGCGGCGCGCTGACGCTCGCCGGGTTTCTGGCCGGCCGCGGCGAGCGGGTGCTGGCAGAGATGAAGGACGCTTTCCGCAAGACAAGCAGCAACATCAGCTGGCACCAGCCCGGCGAGGGCGGGCTGACCCCGCACCAGCGGGTCTATGGGGAGGTGGTTACCCGGGCGCTGGACGGCGATGCGATGGCGCGGGTGGCCGCCGGGCCGCAGGCGCAGATCCTGCTGGGGCATCCGCCGTCGCACCGCTGGGCGCGGCTGACCGGCAGCCTGGCCACGCTGGCCTATGAGGCGGAGCTGCATCTGGTCGGCTCGCCGCATTTCAACTGGGCGGAGCGGATTGGCGTCACCTCCAGCCTGGTGGACGCAAATGCCGCGGCGCGCGACGGCAGGCTGGCCGATCTGGTGCGGTTTGCCGCCACCATCCCGCCGGTGTTCGCGCCGCCGCGCTGGAACGGGCGGGCGGTGATCGACGGCGGCATGGCCGATCAGGCGCCGATGCCGGAGCCGGACGAGGGGCGCACGCTGGTGCTGCTGACCCGCAAGTACAAGCGCCTGCCGGAGGTGGCGGGACGGCTGTATGTTGCGCCTGAAGAAGAAGTGCCCGCGGACAAGATCGACTTTACCGATCCGGCGAAGATCCAGGCGACCTGGGATGCCGGGCTGGCGGCGGGCGAAGCGTTCCTGCGGGAGCTGTCAAAGACGTGA
- a CDS encoding AAA family ATPase, with protein MSGRSPVLHLFCGMMASGKSTLAASLARADGTVLIAEDQWLSTLFGPEMSTAQDYLRFASRLRSRMAPHVVSLLDAGVSVVLDFPANTAETRAWMRGILDQTSAAHQLHLLAVPDDLCLARLRQRNADGSHPFAPTEAQFRRFSAHYSEPTAEEGFDILRHVPEG; from the coding sequence ATGTCTGGAAGATCCCCCGTACTGCATCTGTTTTGCGGCATGATGGCGTCCGGAAAGTCGACGCTGGCCGCCAGCCTAGCCCGCGCGGACGGCACCGTTCTGATTGCCGAGGATCAGTGGCTCAGCACCCTTTTCGGCCCGGAAATGTCCACGGCGCAGGATTATCTGCGATTTGCGTCCCGGCTGCGCAGCAGGATGGCGCCGCACGTTGTGTCACTGCTGGACGCGGGCGTCTCGGTAGTCCTGGACTTTCCCGCAAACACGGCGGAAACGCGTGCCTGGATGCGTGGTATCCTGGATCAAACCAGCGCCGCGCATCAGCTGCATCTGCTGGCAGTGCCCGATGACCTCTGCCTGGCCAGGCTGCGGCAGCGCAATGCGGACGGCAGCCATCCCTTTGCTCCGACAGAGGCGCAGTTCCGCCGTTTCTCCGCGCACTACAGCGAACCAACGGCAGAGGAAGGCTTCGACATCCTGCGGCACGTTCCGGAGGGATGA
- a CDS encoding YdcH family protein — protein sequence MSNTPHELAEEFPEKAAVMSQLKQSDAHFAKLADEYHEVNRAVHRAETNVEPVSAQAETDLRKQRAALKDEIWGILSKA from the coding sequence GTGTCCAATACTCCCCATGAACTGGCCGAGGAATTCCCGGAAAAAGCAGCTGTGATGAGCCAGCTGAAACAGTCCGACGCGCATTTCGCCAAGCTGGCGGATGAATACCACGAGGTGAACCGCGCCGTGCACCGCGCGGAAACCAACGTGGAGCCGGTCAGCGCTCAAGCCGAGACCGACCTGCGCAAACAGCGCGCCGCGCTGAAGGATGAGATCTGGGGGATCCTGTCCAAAGCGTAA
- the betA gene encoding choline dehydrogenase yields MNADYVIVGAGSAGCAMAYRLSEAGKKVLVIEHGGTDAGPFIQMPGALSYPMNMPLYDWGYKSQPEPHLGGRELVCPRGKVIGGSSSINGMVYVRGHAGDYNHWAESGAAGWSYADVLPYFKRMETWNDRGHGGDPDWRGKDGPLHVTRGPRDNPLHDAFVKAGEQAGYPVTSDYNGAQQEGFGPMEMTVYKGRRWSAANAYLKPALKRENCGLIRAFARKVVIEDGRAVGVEIERGGKVEVIRANAEVILAASSLNSPKMLMLSGIGPAKHLAEHGIGVVADRPGVGQNLQDHLEFYFQFACKQPITLFKYWNLLGKGLVGAQWMFTKTGLGASNQFESAAFIRSDKGVDYPDIQYHFLPIAVRYDGQAAAEGHGFQAHVGPMRSPSRGEVTLASADPKDAPNILFNYMSTEQDWIDFRKCVRLTREIFAQDAMKPFLKHEIQPGEHLQTDDEIDGFLREHVESAYHPCGTCKMGSVDDPMAVVDPECRVIGVDGLRVADSSIFPRITNGNLNGPSIMTGEKASDHILGRRLPSSNAEPWFNPNWREAQR; encoded by the coding sequence ATGAACGCGGATTATGTGATTGTCGGCGCCGGCTCTGCGGGCTGTGCCATGGCCTACCGGCTCAGCGAGGCCGGCAAGAAGGTCTTGGTGATCGAACACGGCGGCACCGATGCCGGGCCGTTTATCCAGATGCCGGGCGCGCTCAGCTACCCGATGAACATGCCGCTGTATGACTGGGGCTACAAATCCCAGCCCGAACCGCATCTGGGCGGGCGTGAACTGGTCTGCCCGCGCGGCAAGGTGATCGGCGGCTCCTCCTCGATCAACGGCATGGTCTACGTGCGCGGCCATGCGGGCGACTACAACCACTGGGCCGAGTCCGGCGCTGCCGGCTGGTCCTATGCCGACGTGCTGCCCTACTTCAAGCGCATGGAAACCTGGAACGACCGCGGCCACGGCGGCGACCCGGACTGGCGCGGCAAGGACGGCCCGCTGCATGTGACCCGCGGCCCCCGCGACAACCCGCTGCATGACGCCTTCGTCAAGGCGGGCGAACAGGCCGGCTACCCGGTCACCTCCGACTACAACGGCGCGCAGCAGGAAGGCTTCGGCCCGATGGAGATGACGGTCTACAAGGGCCGCCGCTGGTCCGCCGCCAACGCCTATCTGAAGCCCGCGCTGAAGCGTGAAAACTGCGGCCTGATCCGCGCCTTCGCCCGCAAGGTGGTGATCGAGGACGGCCGCGCCGTGGGTGTCGAGATCGAACGCGGCGGCAAGGTCGAGGTGATCCGCGCCAATGCCGAGGTGATCCTGGCGGCCTCCTCGCTGAACTCCCCCAAGATGCTGATGCTCTCCGGCATCGGCCCGGCCAAGCATCTGGCCGAACACGGCATCGGCGTGGTCGCCGACCGCCCCGGCGTCGGCCAGAACCTGCAGGACCACCTGGAATTCTACTTCCAGTTCGCCTGCAAGCAGCCGATCACCCTGTTCAAATACTGGAACCTTCTGGGCAAGGGCCTGGTCGGGGCCCAGTGGATGTTCACCAAAACCGGCCTGGGCGCCTCCAACCAGTTCGAAAGCGCCGCTTTCATCCGCTCCGACAAGGGCGTCGACTACCCGGACATCCAGTACCACTTCCTGCCGATCGCAGTCCGCTACGACGGCCAGGCGGCGGCAGAGGGGCATGGCTTCCAGGCCCACGTCGGCCCGATGCGTTCGCCCTCGCGCGGCGAGGTCACGCTGGCCTCCGCCGATCCCAAGGACGCGCCGAACATCCTGTTCAACTACATGTCGACCGAGCAGGACTGGATCGACTTCCGCAAATGCGTGCGCCTGACGCGCGAGATCTTTGCTCAGGACGCGATGAAGCCCTTCCTCAAGCACGAGATCCAGCCCGGCGAGCACCTGCAGACCGACGACGAGATCGACGGCTTCCTGCGCGAGCATGTGGAAAGCGCCTATCACCCCTGCGGCACCTGCAAGATGGGCAGCGTTGATGATCCGATGGCTGTCGTGGACCCGGAATGCCGCGTGATCGGCGTCGACGGCTTGCGCGTCGCCGACAGCTCGATCTTCCCGCGCATCACCAATGGCAACCTCAACGGCCCCTCGATCATGACGGGCGAGAAGGCCTCCGACCACATCCTGGGCCGCCGCCTGCCGTCCTCCAACGCAGAGCCGTGGTTCAACCCGAACTGGCGCGAAGCGCAGCGCTGA
- the betB gene encoding betaine-aldehyde dehydrogenase gives MTHPAQPKASHFINGAYVEDTAGTPIPVIYAATGEQIATVYAATPAIVEKALSTAKEAQKAWGKMTGTERGRILRRAADIMRERNHELSVLETYDTGKPLQETLVADATSGADALEYFGGLAGSLTGEHIPMGRDWVYTVREALGLCVGIGAWNYPTQIACWKGAPALACGNSMVFKPSETTPLCALKVAEILHEAGLPAGLYNVIQGMGDVGAALVTDPRVDKVSLTGSVPTGKKVYAAAAAGMKHVTMELGGKSPLIIFDDADVENAVGGAINGNFYSSGQVCSNGTRVFVQKGIKEKFLARLAERTGAAVLGDPQDEATNFGPMVTENQMNIVLGYIEKGKEEGARLICGGKRADMDGFFVEPTVFADVTDDMTIAREEIFGPVMSVLDFDTEEEVIARANDTEFGLSAGVFTNDFSRAHRVIAQLEAGSCFINSYNDAPVEAPFGGVKASGVGRENSKEAIKHFSQVKSVYVRMGDVEAAF, from the coding sequence ATGACTCATCCCGCACAGCCCAAAGCCAGCCATTTCATCAACGGCGCATACGTCGAAGACACCGCCGGCACCCCGATTCCGGTGATCTACGCCGCGACCGGTGAGCAGATCGCCACCGTCTACGCAGCGACCCCGGCCATTGTCGAAAAGGCGCTGTCCACTGCCAAGGAAGCGCAAAAGGCATGGGGCAAGATGACCGGCACCGAACGCGGCCGCATCCTGCGCCGCGCCGCCGACATCATGCGCGAGCGCAACCACGAACTGTCGGTTCTGGAAACCTACGACACCGGCAAGCCGTTGCAGGAAACCCTGGTGGCCGACGCCACCTCCGGCGCCGATGCGCTGGAATACTTCGGCGGCCTCGCAGGCTCACTGACCGGCGAGCACATCCCGATGGGCCGCGACTGGGTCTATACCGTGCGCGAGGCGCTGGGCCTCTGCGTCGGCATTGGCGCTTGGAACTACCCGACCCAGATCGCCTGCTGGAAAGGCGCGCCTGCGCTGGCCTGCGGCAACTCGATGGTGTTCAAACCCTCCGAGACCACGCCGCTCTGCGCCCTCAAAGTGGCCGAGATCCTGCATGAGGCGGGCCTGCCTGCCGGCCTCTACAACGTCATTCAGGGCATGGGCGATGTCGGGGCCGCGCTGGTCACCGACCCGCGCGTCGACAAGGTCTCGCTCACCGGCTCTGTACCGACCGGCAAGAAGGTCTATGCCGCCGCTGCCGCAGGCATGAAGCACGTCACCATGGAACTGGGCGGCAAGTCCCCGCTGATCATCTTTGACGACGCCGATGTGGAAAACGCCGTCGGCGGCGCCATCAACGGCAACTTCTATTCCTCCGGCCAGGTCTGCTCCAACGGCACCCGCGTGTTCGTGCAGAAGGGCATCAAGGAGAAATTCCTGGCCCGTCTGGCGGAACGCACCGGTGCCGCCGTTCTGGGCGATCCGCAGGACGAGGCGACCAACTTCGGCCCGATGGTCACCGAAAACCAGATGAACATCGTGCTGGGCTACATCGAGAAGGGCAAAGAGGAAGGCGCCCGCCTGATCTGCGGCGGCAAGCGCGCAGACATGGACGGCTTCTTTGTCGAACCCACTGTCTTCGCCGATGTGACCGACGACATGACCATCGCCCGCGAGGAAATCTTCGGCCCCGTCATGTCCGTCCTCGACTTCGACACTGAGGAAGAGGTGATCGCGCGCGCCAACGACACCGAGTTCGGCCTGTCCGCCGGCGTCTTCACCAACGACTTCAGCCGCGCCCACCGGGTGATCGCCCAGCTGGAGGCCGGCAGCTGCTTCATCAACTCCTACAACGACGCGCCGGTCGAGGCGCCGTTCGGCGGCGTGAAAGCCTCCGGCGTGGGCCGCGAGAACTCGAAAGAGGCGATCAAGCACTTCAGCCAGGTGAAGTCGGTCTACGTCCGCATGGGCGACGTCGAGGCGGCGTTCTGA
- the betC gene encoding choline-sulfatase, with amino-acid sequence MSAPNILILMVDQLNGTLFPDGPAEWLHAPNLKKLAERSTRFKNAYTASPLCAPGRASFMSGQLPSRTGVYDNAAEFRSDIPTYAHHLRRAGYYTCLSGKMHFVGPDQLHGFEDRLTTDIYPADFGWTPDYRKPGERIDWWYHNMGSVTGAGVAETSNQMEYDDEVAYNATAKLYELSRGLDGRPWCVTVSFTHPHDPYVARRKYWDLYEDCEHLLPEVPAMDYEDHDPHAQRIFDANDWRNFDISQENIKRSRRAYFANISYLDDKIGEILNVLETTRQEAIILFVSDHGDMLGERGLWFKMNFYEGSARVPLMIFAPDLPAGLIETPVSTIDVTPTLGALAGVDMAEIAPWTDGQNLVPLATGAERTEPVLMEYAAEASYAPLVSMRYGKWKYNRCALDPDQLFDLEADPHELTNLADDPAHAGTLQTLRAKSEARWNLETFDAEVRASQARRWVVYEALRQGGYYPWDYQPLQKASERYMRNHMNLDTLEESKRFPRGE; translated from the coding sequence ATGAGTGCCCCGAACATTCTGATCCTGATGGTCGACCAGTTGAATGGGACGCTTTTCCCGGACGGCCCCGCCGAATGGCTGCATGCTCCGAACCTGAAGAAGCTGGCGGAACGCTCCACCCGCTTCAAGAACGCCTATACGGCGTCGCCCTTGTGTGCGCCGGGCCGCGCGTCCTTCATGTCCGGCCAATTGCCCTCGCGCACCGGCGTCTATGACAACGCGGCTGAGTTCCGCAGCGACATCCCGACCTACGCGCACCATCTGCGCCGCGCGGGCTATTACACCTGCCTCAGCGGAAAGATGCACTTTGTCGGCCCCGACCAGCTGCACGGGTTCGAGGACCGGCTGACCACCGACATCTACCCGGCCGATTTCGGCTGGACGCCTGATTACCGCAAGCCGGGCGAGCGGATCGACTGGTGGTATCACAACATGGGGAGTGTCACCGGGGCAGGGGTGGCCGAGACCTCCAACCAGATGGAATACGACGACGAGGTTGCCTACAACGCCACCGCCAAGCTCTATGAGCTGTCGCGCGGGCTGGACGGCCGCCCTTGGTGCGTGACTGTCTCCTTCACCCACCCGCACGACCCCTATGTGGCGCGCCGCAAGTACTGGGATCTGTATGAGGACTGCGAGCATCTGCTGCCCGAAGTCCCGGCGATGGACTATGAGGACCACGACCCCCACGCGCAGCGGATCTTTGACGCCAACGACTGGCGCAACTTCGACATCTCGCAAGAGAACATCAAACGCTCCCGCCGCGCCTATTTCGCCAATATCTCCTATCTGGACGACAAGATCGGCGAGATCCTGAACGTGCTGGAGACCACAAGGCAGGAGGCGATCATCCTGTTTGTGTCCGACCACGGCGACATGCTGGGCGAGCGCGGCCTGTGGTTCAAGATGAACTTCTACGAAGGCTCCGCCCGGGTGCCTTTGATGATCTTCGCCCCGGACCTGCCTGCGGGCCTTATCGAAACCCCGGTTTCCACCATCGACGTGACGCCCACGCTGGGCGCGCTGGCCGGTGTCGATATGGCAGAGATCGCACCCTGGACCGACGGCCAGAACCTGGTGCCGCTGGCCACCGGCGCTGAGCGGACTGAGCCGGTGCTGATGGAATACGCGGCAGAGGCCTCTTATGCGCCGCTGGTCTCCATGCGCTACGGCAAGTGGAAGTACAACCGCTGCGCCCTGGACCCCGACCAGCTGTTCGATCTGGAGGCCGATCCGCACGAGCTGACCAACCTTGCGGACGATCCGGCCCATGCCGGCACGCTGCAAACCCTGCGCGCCAAGTCAGAGGCCCGCTGGAACCTGGAGACCTTCGACGCAGAGGTGCGCGCCAGCCAGGCCCGTCGCTGGGTCGTCTACGAGGCGCTGCGCCAAGGCGGCTATTACCCCTGGGATTACCAGCCGCTGCAAAAGGCCTCCGAGCGCTACATGCGCAACCACATGAATCTCGACACCCTCGAGGAAAGCAAACGCTTTCCCCGCGGAGAATAG
- a CDS encoding choline transporter: protein MTSIISFGILLAFALVAFCVIKWWNVRNVGVTPVHLFTFIAILFTSGLDVGLIMFPLAWDFPLYADTAAEPAYGFTNPLALEFGFWGFLIWGFYFLTTFYFCVIEPRVKFFEIPLVKWINNIVIIGTCAFTGALFLIYLPYYATFMGDGETVIPAFYVITFLVIMFAAFSSTDIKYVRILSVGSTVLFLALILGMWAYAGMGLGAFAETAGNIGGYFSNIHKFILPLTDYHEFYLFWWFAWSIMIGQFTSRFVGGLKTWQVLAALLVFPSIPLGVWFSVLYYYHLNSIETTLLINVSMVAVGIIFVVNSFDSLIRLYTDNLNLTAKRFGTIPYVLGNSAVLFGLTLAFQSQWLQIQWIGTIVIGIYVACLAYIVAFKRSDVMSIDASPEENTLDFEKIKTAH from the coding sequence ATGACTTCAATCATCTCGTTCGGGATTCTGCTGGCCTTTGCGCTGGTGGCGTTCTGCGTGATCAAATGGTGGAACGTCCGCAACGTCGGCGTGACCCCGGTTCACCTTTTCACCTTCATCGCCATCCTGTTCACCTCCGGTCTGGACGTGGGCCTGATCATGTTCCCGCTGGCCTGGGACTTCCCGCTCTATGCGGACACCGCCGCGGAGCCGGCCTATGGCTTCACCAACCCGCTGGCGCTGGAATTCGGCTTCTGGGGGTTCCTGATCTGGGGCTTCTACTTCCTGACGACCTTCTATTTCTGCGTGATCGAGCCGCGGGTGAAGTTCTTTGAGATCCCGCTGGTAAAATGGATCAACAACATCGTGATCATCGGCACCTGCGCCTTCACCGGCGCGCTGTTCCTGATCTACCTGCCGTATTACGCGACCTTCATGGGTGACGGCGAAACCGTGATCCCGGCCTTCTATGTCATCACCTTCCTGGTGATCATGTTTGCCGCCTTCTCCTCCACCGACATCAAATACGTGCGCATCCTGTCAGTTGGCTCCACCGTGCTGTTCCTGGCGCTGATCCTGGGCATGTGGGCCTATGCGGGCATGGGCCTGGGTGCCTTTGCCGAGACCGCCGGCAACATCGGCGGCTATTTCTCCAACATCCACAAGTTCATCCTGCCGCTGACCGACTATCATGAGTTCTACCTGTTCTGGTGGTTCGCTTGGTCGATCATGATCGGCCAGTTCACCTCCCGCTTTGTCGGCGGCCTCAAGACATGGCAGGTGCTCGCAGCGCTGCTGGTGTTCCCGTCGATCCCGCTGGGTGTGTGGTTCTCGGTGCTGTATTACTACCACCTGAACAGCATCGAAACGACGCTGCTGATCAACGTCTCCATGGTGGCGGTGGGCATCATCTTCGTGGTCAACTCCTTTGACTCGCTGATCCGCCTCTACACCGACAACCTGAACCTGACGGCCAAGCGGTTCGGCACCATTCCCTATGTGCTCGGCAACTCGGCTGTGCTCTTCGGCCTGACCCTGGCCTTCCAGAGCCAGTGGCTGCAGATCCAGTGGATCGGCACCATCGTGATCGGCATCTACGTGGCGTGCCTCGCCTACATCGTGGCCTTCAAGCGCAGCGACGTGATGAGCATCGACGCCTCGCCCGAGGAAAACACCCTCGATTTCGAAAAGATCAAGACGGCCCACTAG
- the betI gene encoding choline-binding transcriptional repressor BetI — MSRKRIRDIRNEELIEATIVAVHKRGYGVVTMAEIAREAGASAASINYYFGSKEGLMEATMLHLLGKLRRAMSDGYATARSPRERLYAVMDANFADDLFTVPQCSIWMQFWANAPYSPRLSRLHRINRARVRSHFLAELRALLPAEQLETARQALQCYMDGVWLQAAQSEEALNPQDARAAAHRVVDLVIP; from the coding sequence ATGAGCAGGAAACGCATCCGGGACATCCGCAACGAAGAGCTGATCGAAGCCACCATCGTCGCCGTGCACAAGCGGGGCTATGGGGTTGTAACGATGGCGGAAATCGCCAGGGAAGCCGGGGCGTCGGCGGCCTCGATCAACTATTATTTCGGCTCCAAGGAAGGGCTGATGGAAGCCACGATGCTGCATCTTCTGGGCAAGCTGCGCCGCGCGATGAGCGACGGCTACGCCACCGCCCGCAGCCCGCGCGAGCGGCTTTATGCGGTGATGGATGCGAACTTTGCCGACGATCTGTTCACCGTTCCGCAGTGCAGCATCTGGATGCAGTTCTGGGCAAACGCCCCCTATTCGCCGCGACTCAGCCGCTTGCACCGAATCAACCGCGCCCGGGTGCGCAGCCATTTCCTGGCCGAGCTGCGGGCGCTGCTGCCGGCGGAACAGCTGGAAACCGCGCGCCAGGCGCTGCAGTGCTACATGGACGGTGTCTGGCTGCAGGCGGCGCAATCCGAGGAGGCGCTGAACCCGCAGGACGCCCGCGCGGCGGCGCACCGGGTGGTGGATCTGGTGATCCCCTGA
- a CDS encoding DUF1036 domain-containing protein: protein MAFFLWLPALLLAALSDPSAASAGTSICNDTGALHQLAVTARTDGSWITQGWQALAPGDCVDPLPEGYEGRFFYFRAESPGHQFRDDSIRFCTKAGPFRAGGSGDCNARGYREQAFARARISTDSQTIALSSRSQASVAAPDTDAAGSTPYAAEVVLQGCSPEQDGSPAACRFVGGGMEVRATAGKPAAAPVFAFLLTLQQGAPLAVEGELISSFGSHGDLDLHSAALRQPNHHDRLLQRMQGRWVSAADPGDSFTLSGAVRQVSYRGSAMAPEFVSVQGGCRGTSTAGDFLLARDSERGTSLCYRIQSLSSDELSLIYLPRGTRLVYRRLPEG, encoded by the coding sequence ATGGCGTTTTTCCTTTGGCTGCCAGCGCTGCTGCTGGCTGCCCTCTCAGATCCGTCGGCCGCCAGTGCCGGGACCAGTATCTGCAATGATACCGGCGCCCTGCACCAGCTGGCCGTAACGGCGCGCACCGATGGCAGCTGGATCACTCAGGGCTGGCAGGCGCTGGCGCCGGGCGACTGCGTCGATCCGCTGCCGGAGGGGTATGAGGGACGGTTTTTCTACTTCCGCGCCGAAAGCCCGGGACACCAGTTCCGCGACGACAGCATCCGCTTCTGCACCAAAGCAGGGCCGTTCCGCGCCGGGGGCAGCGGCGATTGCAACGCCCGCGGCTACCGCGAACAGGCCTTCGCCAGGGCCCGCATCAGCACGGACAGCCAGACGATTGCGCTCAGTTCCCGTTCCCAGGCCTCGGTCGCCGCGCCGGATACAGACGCCGCCGGCAGCACACCCTACGCGGCAGAGGTCGTCCTGCAGGGCTGCAGCCCGGAGCAGGACGGCTCCCCTGCGGCCTGCCGCTTTGTCGGCGGCGGCATGGAGGTCCGGGCCACCGCCGGCAAACCGGCCGCCGCGCCGGTATTTGCGTTTCTCCTGACTTTGCAGCAGGGCGCGCCGCTCGCGGTCGAGGGGGAACTGATCAGTTCCTTCGGCTCTCACGGTGATCTGGACCTGCACAGCGCCGCCTTGCGCCAGCCGAACCATCATGACCGGCTGCTGCAGCGGATGCAGGGACGCTGGGTGTCCGCCGCGGATCCCGGCGACAGTTTCACCCTGTCCGGCGCGGTCCGGCAGGTCAGCTACAGGGGCAGCGCGATGGCGCCGGAATTCGTCTCGGTGCAGGGCGGCTGCCGCGGCACCAGCACGGCGGGGGATTTTCTGCTGGCCCGCGACAGCGAACGCGGCACCAGCCTGTGCTACCGGATCCAGTCTCTTAGCAGCGATGAGCTCAGCCTGATCTACTTGCCGCGCGGCACCCGGCTGGTCTACCGGCGCCTGCCGGAAGGCTAG
- a CDS encoding DMT family transporter, whose amino-acid sequence MSQTADTAPALQNPLRGVFWMVVTGLCFVAVTALVKYLGSRIPPAESAFLRYLLGLVFLIPMAGSLRRARLTPRLWGLYAGRGAVHTAGVILWFYAMTQIPLAEVTAMNYLSPVYVTLGAALFLGEKLAFRRISAIAVALIGALIILRPGFREVSPGHIAMLFTAVSFGASYLIAKFTVGSNSPAVVVAMLSVFVTLGLAPFALAVWVTPTLTELAILFGVACFATAGHYAMTLAFAAAPVTVTQPVTFLQLVWATLLGALVFAEPVDIWVVSGGGLILAAVSFISWREARIKKKAATPSGNPAGL is encoded by the coding sequence ATGAGCCAGACCGCAGACACCGCCCCAGCCCTCCAAAACCCGCTCAGAGGCGTGTTCTGGATGGTGGTGACCGGTCTGTGCTTTGTCGCGGTGACAGCGCTGGTCAAATACCTGGGCAGCCGCATCCCGCCGGCCGAAAGCGCGTTTCTGCGCTATCTGCTGGGTCTGGTGTTTCTGATCCCGATGGCCGGATCCCTGCGCAGGGCGCGGCTGACCCCGCGTCTGTGGGGGCTCTATGCGGGCCGCGGCGCGGTGCATACGGCGGGCGTGATCCTGTGGTTCTACGCCATGACCCAGATCCCGCTGGCTGAGGTCACCGCGATGAACTACCTCTCGCCGGTCTATGTGACATTGGGCGCGGCGCTGTTTCTGGGCGAAAAGCTGGCCTTCCGCCGCATCTCCGCCATTGCGGTTGCCCTGATCGGCGCACTGATCATCCTGCGCCCGGGCTTCCGCGAAGTCTCGCCCGGCCACATCGCCATGCTGTTCACCGCGGTGTCCTTCGGCGCTTCGTACCTGATCGCCAAGTTCACCGTCGGCAGCAACAGCCCGGCGGTGGTGGTGGCAATGCTCTCGGTCTTCGTCACCCTGGGGCTTGCCCCCTTTGCCCTGGCCGTCTGGGTGACGCCCACCCTGACCGAGCTTGCGATCCTGTTCGGCGTCGCCTGTTTTGCCACCGCGGGCCATTACGCCATGACCCTGGCCTTTGCCGCCGCACCCGTGACAGTGACCCAGCCGGTCACCTTCCTGCAGCTCGTCTGGGCGACCCTGCTGGGCGCCCTGGTGTTTGCAGAGCCGGTAGATATCTGGGTGGTTTCCGGCGGCGGGCTGATCCTGGCTGCCGTCAGTTTCATCTCCTGGCGTGAAGCCAGGATCAAAAAGAAGGCAGCTACACCTTCCGGTAACCCCGCCGGGCTTTGA